A genomic region of Candidatus Krumholzibacteriota bacterium contains the following coding sequences:
- a CDS encoding PD40 domain-containing protein, which yields MRSVAIVTMLVFVLASAMALIGCGDSPAGGGGGDGDTDPPLVSITSPLEGEDILSIVNISGTATDGTGVDTVYFEVTDLCGVTLWSDTDATSPYGVVWDAAAAQDGNYRVCMAAKDDEGNISDWTCVTVVKGIITAEITGFFPHAVYGGREIMAIGSGFGTNTGTVSVFGYDAVVNDWTDTTVTFVMPGLVPEETIVSMELLIDCRWRVQSSVDVTSSGIIRLTNNVAEEMQPCWSADGTYVYFASARTGNWDIWRISIDGTVLQQVASSPDFDAMPAVNPSSGEVAWVSNRNHLGNNPDGDYEIFTGFSCGAGAICTMVMFTNDNDNNNTPAWSPSVHGGYSLLYTQFYDPEDDGTTVPIVFMYSVSGTDSIGAGMAGCFSGDGQWVVYQDNNYQIRKKQIGTVMPIVLTRGQSDFNPDWGRANNRIVFTRYYNGYPAIFVMEADGSNAQPLIAHHGIYESEAKWSPDCSMIAYKGHRTGNSDIYVYEVP from the coding sequence ATGAGATCGGTAGCGATCGTTACCATGCTCGTATTCGTACTTGCGTCGGCAATGGCGTTGATCGGCTGCGGCGACAGCCCGGCCGGCGGAGGTGGAGGCGATGGTGATACCGATCCGCCTCTTGTCAGTATAACTTCCCCTCTCGAGGGAGAGGATATCCTTTCGATAGTGAATATATCAGGCACGGCGACTGATGGTACAGGTGTGGATACGGTATATTTTGAAGTGACGGATCTATGTGGCGTTACCCTGTGGTCTGACACCGACGCGACATCGCCGTACGGAGTTGTTTGGGACGCTGCCGCGGCCCAGGATGGGAACTACCGCGTCTGTATGGCCGCGAAAGACGATGAAGGAAATATCTCTGATTGGACCTGTGTCACAGTGGTAAAAGGAATTATTACAGCGGAGATAACGGGGTTCTTTCCCCACGCTGTATATGGAGGCCGTGAGATAATGGCTATCGGGTCTGGTTTCGGAACGAACACCGGCACAGTCTCGGTCTTCGGATATGACGCGGTCGTGAACGACTGGACCGACACGACTGTTACTTTCGTAATGCCAGGACTGGTTCCGGAAGAGACGATCGTGTCGATGGAACTTCTGATCGACTGCAGATGGAGAGTGCAGAGCAGCGTCGATGTCACCTCTTCGGGAATCATCAGGTTGACCAATAATGTCGCCGAAGAGATGCAGCCGTGCTGGAGCGCTGACGGCACGTATGTTTATTTCGCATCCGCTCGCACGGGGAACTGGGATATCTGGCGCATCTCTATCGATGGTACCGTACTGCAACAGGTTGCCAGCAGCCCCGATTTCGACGCGATGCCTGCGGTGAACCCTTCCAGCGGAGAGGTCGCCTGGGTTTCCAACCGGAATCACCTTGGTAACAATCCTGACGGCGACTACGAGATCTTCACCGGATTCTCATGCGGGGCCGGAGCGATATGCACGATGGTGATGTTTACGAACGACAACGACAATAATAATACCCCCGCCTGGTCGCCATCAGTCCATGGCGGGTATTCGCTTCTCTATACCCAGTTTTACGATCCGGAAGATGACGGCACTACCGTCCCGATCGTCTTCATGTACTCTGTTTCAGGCACAGATTCGATCGGCGCGGGGATGGCAGGCTGTTTCTCGGGAGATGGACAATGGGTCGTCTATCAGGACAATAACTATCAGATAAGAAAGAAGCAGATAGGGACTGTTATGCCGATCGTCCTTACGCGCGGCCAGAGCGATTTCAATCCGGACTGGGGAAGAGCGAACAACAGGATCGTCTTCACCAGGTACTATAACGGATATCCGGCGATATTCGTAATGGAGGCGGATGGCTCCAACGCTCAACCTCTTATTGCTCATCATGGGATATACGAAAGCGAGGCGAAATGGTCGCCCGATTGTTCGATGATAGCCTACAAGGGGCACAGGACAGGTAACTCCGATATCTACGTCTACGAGGTGCCGTAA
- a CDS encoding MBL fold metallo-hydrolase, translated as MKAVSLQSGSNGNCIYVETDDLRILFDAGISGIQAEQRLRSIGRDIRDVDCVLISHDHSDHTRCAGVFSRKFGHDLWMTEKTREKIASFGSIGRLGRVCNFTAGEILSFNDTTIETIPTPHDGVDGAIFIVSDGRARLGIMTDLGHLFSGLHELVASLDGVFLESNYDVSMLENGPYPHFLKKRISGSGGHISNIEAAELLAPAFRGKLRWACLSHLSEQNNTPRVAIATHRAVLGGEVDLTVASRYQISSVLSL; from the coding sequence ATGAAAGCTGTCTCATTACAATCGGGAAGCAACGGCAACTGCATATACGTCGAGACCGATGACCTCAGGATCCTCTTCGACGCGGGGATCAGCGGCATACAGGCGGAGCAGCGCCTCAGGTCGATCGGCCGGGATATCCGAGACGTCGACTGCGTCCTGATATCGCACGACCATTCGGACCATACCCGCTGCGCAGGTGTATTCAGCAGAAAATTCGGACATGACCTCTGGATGACCGAGAAAACGCGAGAAAAGATAGCCTCGTTCGGTTCAATTGGCAGGCTCGGCCGCGTTTGTAATTTCACCGCGGGAGAGATACTCTCTTTCAACGATACGACGATCGAGACGATCCCTACGCCCCACGACGGAGTCGACGGCGCCATCTTTATAGTCAGCGACGGGCGCGCCAGGCTCGGTATAATGACTGACCTTGGCCACCTGTTCAGCGGCCTGCACGAACTTGTCGCCAGCCTCGACGGTGTTTTCCTCGAAAGCAATTACGACGTCTCGATGCTGGAGAATGGACCATATCCCCACTTTTTGAAAAAGAGGATCAGTGGCAGCGGCGGGCATATCTCCAACATCGAGGCGGCGGAGCTTCTGGCACCGGCATTCAGGGGAAAGCTCAGGTGGGCATGCCTTTCGCATCTCTCCGAACAGAACAACACTCCCCGGGTCGCCATTGCCACGCACAGGGCGGTTCTCGGCGGTGAAGTGGATCTGACTGTCGCCAGCCGGTACCAGATTTCTTCCGTTCTATCTCTCTGA
- the cysE gene encoding serine O-acetyltransferase: MFWLNTFKRIREDYSVAFKRDPAATGWLVILFCYPGLHAVFHHRLTNFLWRKGMLFPARFISHFSRLITGIEIHPGARIGKRLFIDHGAGVVIGETAEIGDDVVIYQGVTLGGVSLSRGKRHPTIESGVVIGAGAKILGPVVIGENARIGAGSVVVKGVPGNCVAVGVPAKVISHRDNSDGDLRHDRISDPLLGVIRRLEERMYHLERIIEGEGTENAGGSPL, from the coding sequence ATGTTCTGGTTGAATACGTTTAAAAGGATCAGAGAAGACTATTCTGTAGCTTTCAAAAGGGACCCGGCCGCGACAGGCTGGCTCGTCATCCTGTTCTGCTACCCTGGGTTACACGCCGTGTTCCATCACCGGCTCACGAACTTTCTGTGGCGAAAGGGCATGCTCTTTCCCGCCCGTTTCATCTCCCATTTTTCCCGTCTCATCACCGGAATCGAGATACATCCAGGCGCCAGGATAGGAAAAAGACTCTTTATCGATCACGGCGCCGGAGTAGTGATCGGTGAGACTGCCGAGATCGGTGACGACGTCGTCATCTACCAGGGAGTCACGCTCGGAGGAGTGAGTCTCAGCAGAGGGAAACGGCATCCGACGATCGAATCGGGAGTCGTCATAGGAGCGGGAGCAAAGATCCTCGGTCCGGTCGTCATCGGAGAAAACGCGCGGATAGGAGCGGGATCAGTAGTAGTCAAGGGCGTCCCTGGCAATTGCGTCGCAGTAGGAGTACCGGCGAAAGTGATCTCTCACAGGGACAACAGCGATGGAGATCTCAGACACGACAGAATATCCGACCCCCTGCTCGGAGTGATCAGAAGGCTTGAGGAAAGGATGTATCACCTCGAGCGGATTATCGAGGGAGAAGGAACTGAAAACGCGGGAGGATCGCCATTATGA
- the cysK gene encoding cysteine synthase A, translated as MAIMRNLVETVGKTPLVLTSNLAPGSTASIAVKLEKYNPGGSIKDRIALSMIRDAERSGRLEPGGTIVEATSGNTGIGLAVIAAALGYGMKTVMPESVSAERRQILASLGAEIVLTKKDVGMSGAVDRAMELAHATDKAFIPMQFENPANPEAHRKTTGPEIWEDTGGKVDGIICGVGTGGTITGLGEFLKSRKNTIEVYAVEPAASAVLSGKAARPHSIEGIGAGFIPKILNRDIISEVIPVTEGEAIAGARLLASREGIFCGISSGAAIEAAIRIAKRGSSAGKLYVVILPDGGEKYLSTGLWGNRPIGIR; from the coding sequence ATCGCCATTATGAGGAACCTCGTGGAAACGGTCGGAAAAACGCCGCTTGTCCTGACGTCAAATCTCGCGCCGGGATCGACTGCCTCAATAGCTGTAAAACTCGAGAAGTACAACCCCGGTGGCAGCATCAAGGATCGGATAGCTCTTTCAATGATAAGGGACGCGGAAAGGTCCGGCAGGCTTGAACCTGGAGGAACTATCGTCGAGGCGACCAGCGGAAACACTGGGATAGGGCTGGCTGTCATAGCTGCGGCGCTTGGATATGGCATGAAAACGGTCATGCCCGAATCGGTGAGCGCTGAACGTCGGCAGATACTTGCTTCTTTGGGAGCTGAGATCGTGCTAACAAAAAAGGATGTCGGGATGTCCGGAGCGGTGGACAGGGCGATGGAACTTGCCCACGCGACGGATAAGGCGTTTATACCGATGCAGTTTGAAAATCCGGCGAACCCGGAAGCGCACAGAAAGACGACAGGCCCGGAGATCTGGGAAGATACTGGCGGAAAGGTCGACGGGATCATCTGCGGCGTAGGTACGGGGGGAACTATAACCGGCCTCGGTGAGTTTCTCAAATCGAGAAAAAACACCATCGAGGTCTACGCTGTAGAACCGGCAGCTTCAGCGGTGCTCAGCGGAAAAGCGGCGCGGCCACATTCGATAGAAGGGATCGGAGCAGGTTTCATCCCGAAGATCCTCAACCGCGATATTATCAGCGAAGTGATCCCAGTGACGGAAGGGGAGGCGATCGCCGGAGCCAGGCTGCTCGCGTCGAGAGAAGGGATATTCTGCGGCATCTCATCCGGAGCGGCGATCGAAGCGGCGATAAGAATAGCAAAGCGAGGATCAAGCGCGGGCAAGCTATATGTCGTCATCCTGCCTGACGGCGGAGAAAAATATCTGAGTACGGGGTTGTGGGGCAACAGGCCGATCGGGATCAGGTAA
- a CDS encoding protein kinase — MIGKTISHYRITGKIGQGGMGVVYKAEDMNLKRVVALKFLASRALGTEDERTRFMNEARAAASLNHPNICTIHEIAEADGQSFIVMEYLEGEALESRIKKGKLSTGDTLEIASQIAEGLREAHRHGIVHRDIKPANIMITASGRVKIMDFGLASAPGGSKLTKEGTTLGTVAYMSPEQTHGSPVDHRADIWAFGVILYQMLCGELPFRGDYDQAIIYSILNENPRPLSEYGVKMPAGLEAIVDKALKKDPEERYQEFGALINDLGSGKNPVDMGVKSSGRRAGFFNPTRRFIRGALMVVFAAVFVIVKFCPRDGGSSIESIAVLPLENLSGDPDQEYISDGMTESLITELSQISSLRIISRTSVMQYKDSEKSLPQIARELGVDAVIEGSAILVGDKIRITTQLIDAKTDRHLWARDFDREFRDVLSLQKEVAISVARQVRAVLTPEEEAVLATAETVDPEIQKLYLRGRYHIGRLTVKDQRRGIELMKQTIDRSPDYGLAYVGIAEAYNNLIVLDGLSSTEGWQESKKWAERALEIDDSLGEAYLMIADVKALYEWDWVEAEEYYRRCLELSPGSVTGLLWYGNYLIFLGRDEEAQKLIELGDRLGPNDPGVLLNLAGVYDRLGMNEKAEKECREAIDLFPEFVHSYYLLSEICLKQSRLDEALSVLHEGIALSPAPLDSFRLAIFYARTGEDEKAGELLEDMLELPEDEMLRGYLSMTYLQFGNLDSAFVWLEKAYENRDQFLVQIYAGENWAALRDDPRYSDLCRRIGFPGCVN; from the coding sequence TTGATAGGCAAAACGATATCTCATTACAGGATCACAGGGAAGATCGGCCAGGGAGGAATGGGCGTCGTCTACAAGGCCGAGGACATGAATCTGAAGCGTGTTGTGGCGCTTAAGTTTCTCGCCTCTCGCGCTCTTGGGACAGAAGACGAGAGAACCCGGTTCATGAACGAGGCGAGGGCCGCCGCGTCTCTCAATCACCCCAATATCTGCACGATTCATGAGATTGCGGAAGCCGACGGCCAGTCTTTTATCGTAATGGAATATCTCGAGGGGGAGGCTCTCGAGAGCCGAATAAAAAAGGGAAAACTCTCCACAGGTGATACGCTTGAGATCGCCAGCCAGATCGCTGAAGGGTTGAGAGAAGCACACCGTCATGGGATAGTACACCGCGACATCAAACCTGCAAATATAATGATCACTGCGAGCGGAAGGGTGAAGATAATGGACTTCGGCCTCGCGAGCGCTCCGGGCGGATCGAAGTTGACAAAGGAGGGCACGACGCTTGGTACAGTCGCCTATATGTCGCCCGAACAGACACATGGATCGCCGGTCGATCACAGGGCTGATATATGGGCGTTCGGCGTGATCCTGTACCAGATGCTATGCGGAGAACTCCCTTTTCGCGGCGATTACGATCAGGCGATAATCTATTCGATCCTCAATGAAAATCCAAGACCGCTCTCTGAATACGGCGTAAAGATGCCAGCGGGACTGGAGGCGATCGTTGATAAAGCGCTGAAGAAGGATCCGGAGGAACGTTATCAGGAGTTCGGCGCGCTGATCAACGATCTGGGCTCTGGCAAGAATCCTGTTGATATGGGAGTAAAATCCTCCGGTCGAAGAGCTGGTTTTTTCAATCCGACAAGGCGCTTCATCAGGGGAGCGTTGATGGTCGTCTTCGCGGCAGTTTTCGTTATCGTAAAATTCTGTCCTCGCGATGGAGGAAGCTCTATAGAATCGATCGCGGTTCTCCCGCTCGAGAACCTCTCCGGAGACCCGGACCAGGAATATATCTCAGATGGGATGACGGAATCTCTCATTACCGAACTTTCACAGATCAGTTCTCTGAGGATCATATCGAGAACGTCGGTGATGCAGTACAAGGACTCGGAAAAATCCCTTCCCCAGATCGCACGCGAACTCGGAGTCGACGCGGTCATTGAGGGTTCCGCGATACTTGTCGGCGACAAGATAAGGATCACCACGCAGCTTATCGATGCGAAGACAGACCGCCATCTCTGGGCGAGGGATTTCGACCGGGAATTCAGGGATGTCCTGTCGCTGCAGAAGGAGGTGGCGATATCGGTCGCAAGGCAGGTCAGGGCGGTTCTTACGCCCGAGGAGGAAGCTGTTCTCGCCACCGCTGAAACGGTCGATCCGGAAATCCAGAAGCTGTATCTCAGGGGCCGTTACCACATCGGGAGGTTGACGGTAAAAGATCAGAGGCGGGGGATCGAGTTGATGAAGCAGACCATAGATAGATCTCCTGATTACGGGCTTGCTTATGTCGGCATTGCCGAGGCATATAACAATCTTATCGTTCTTGATGGACTCAGCTCGACGGAAGGTTGGCAGGAATCGAAGAAGTGGGCCGAGCGTGCGCTCGAGATAGATGATTCCCTCGGCGAAGCGTACCTGATGATCGCCGATGTCAAAGCCCTCTACGAGTGGGATTGGGTGGAAGCGGAGGAATATTACCGGCGCTGCCTTGAACTCAGTCCGGGATCGGTCACGGGGCTTCTGTGGTACGGGAATTACCTGATTTTTCTCGGCCGCGACGAAGAAGCGCAAAAACTCATTGAGCTGGGAGACAGGCTCGGTCCGAACGATCCTGGAGTGCTTCTCAATCTGGCGGGGGTCTACGACCGGCTGGGGATGAACGAAAAGGCTGAAAAGGAATGCAGGGAAGCGATCGACCTGTTCCCCGAATTCGTCCATTCCTATTATCTTCTAAGCGAGATATGTTTGAAGCAGTCGAGATTGGATGAGGCGCTGAGCGTACTCCACGAAGGGATCGCTCTTTCACCGGCTCCTCTCGACAGTTTTCGCCTGGCGATATTTTACGCGAGGACGGGAGAGGACGAAAAGGCGGGAGAACTTCTGGAAGATATGTTGGAGCTTCCCGAAGATGAGATGCTCCGTGGCTATCTCTCGATGACGTATCTGCAGTTCGGGAATCTCGATTCCGCGTTTGTCTGGCTGGAAAAAGCTTACGAAAATCGCGACCAGTTTCTTGTGCAGATATATGCGGGAGAGAACTGGGCCGCATTGCGTGATGATCCGCGCTACAGTGATCTCTGCCGGAGAATTGGATTTCCCGGCTGCGTCAACTAG